The proteins below come from a single Puniceicoccaceae bacterium genomic window:
- the rnc gene encoding ribonuclease III: MLKREIRALQKTLAYRFKKPELLELALTHPSFVQGTAQSDRHNQRLEFLGDSILGMIVSVELYKAYPDKREGFLTKARSTLCHGKNLTQMARELGLEPHLQLGKGEQRAQSKDRSQILGDCLEAVIGAVYLDGGYKSARNMVLKWVRSQLDALESEMETINFKGALQEWSQSHCGTNRFEYELVRTAGPDHAKEFTVQVLLGNEVLASATGFSKKEAESGAAELALARIRSNEAHYLSRITDAETGTPPSAPDAELHPDEN; this comes from the coding sequence ATGCTAAAGCGCGAAATCAGAGCCCTGCAGAAGACGCTGGCCTATCGATTTAAGAAACCGGAGTTGCTTGAACTCGCTCTCACTCACCCCTCGTTTGTTCAAGGCACCGCGCAAAGCGACCGCCACAATCAGCGCCTTGAGTTTCTCGGGGATTCGATTCTGGGCATGATTGTATCCGTGGAGTTGTACAAAGCTTACCCGGACAAAAGGGAGGGATTTCTCACCAAAGCACGCTCCACGCTCTGTCATGGGAAAAACCTCACACAGATGGCCAGAGAACTCGGCCTCGAACCCCATCTGCAGCTCGGCAAAGGCGAACAGCGAGCCCAAAGCAAAGACCGCAGTCAGATTCTTGGCGACTGCCTCGAGGCCGTTATCGGAGCGGTTTACCTGGATGGAGGTTACAAATCCGCACGCAACATGGTACTCAAATGGGTCCGATCCCAACTGGACGCGCTGGAAAGTGAGATGGAAACCATCAACTTCAAAGGCGCACTGCAGGAGTGGTCCCAATCCCATTGCGGAACCAATCGTTTCGAATACGAACTCGTTCGCACCGCCGGACCTGATCACGCCAAGGAATTCACAGTTCAGGTTCTGCTCGGTAACGAGGTGCTGGCAAGCGCAACGGGGTTTTCCAAAAAGGAAGCCGAATCGGGTGCAGCAGAACTGGCACTTGCCCGGATTCGCAGCAATGAAGCTCACTACCTGAGCAGGATCACGGATGCAGAAACCGGAACACCTCCCAGTGCGCCAGATGCGGAATTGCATCCGGACGAGAATTGA
- a CDS encoding queuosine precursor transporter: MTATTGSMQFLIDTLQSQAPETVWVILLLFAYASLLVMLRCFGVWGVTIYMAITLIAANLQVLKTVQFSIWESPVALGTVLFSTTFLCTDILSEYFSPKDARRAVYLGFAGMVLLTAFMLLAIGFRPLDPSMRDSPWAWGLENHEHLSAVFLPIPSILLAGFIAYLCSQILDIWIYQRIRTLTQSRYRWLRNNVSTWISALIDNTIFSILAWLVFAPEPMQWGVVVHTYILGTYVLRVAVALLDTPILYLAGHCLPRTTARPTGAVT, translated from the coding sequence ATGACCGCAACTACGGGATCCATGCAGTTTCTAATCGACACACTGCAATCCCAAGCGCCCGAAACCGTCTGGGTGATTTTGCTGCTCTTTGCGTATGCCTCCCTGCTTGTGATGCTGCGCTGTTTTGGAGTCTGGGGCGTGACAATCTACATGGCCATTACCCTGATTGCTGCAAACCTGCAGGTTCTGAAGACCGTTCAGTTTTCCATCTGGGAATCTCCGGTGGCCCTGGGCACAGTTCTCTTTTCCACGACCTTTCTCTGTACCGACATCCTCTCCGAATATTTCAGTCCAAAGGATGCACGTCGCGCTGTGTATTTGGGCTTTGCCGGAATGGTGCTGCTGACTGCCTTCATGCTGCTTGCCATCGGATTTCGCCCACTGGACCCATCCATGCGGGATTCCCCATGGGCATGGGGGCTTGAGAATCATGAGCATCTCAGTGCAGTTTTCCTTCCCATTCCGTCCATCCTGTTGGCGGGATTTATCGCCTACCTCTGCAGTCAGATTCTCGACATCTGGATCTACCAACGCATCCGGACCCTCACCCAGAGTCGCTATCGCTGGCTGCGCAATAACGTTTCAACCTGGATCTCTGCACTCATCGATAACACCATTTTCAGCATACTCGCGTGGCTCGTCTTCGCTCCCGAGCCGATGCAATGGGGCGTGGTCGTGCACACCTACATCCTTGGCACTTACGTGCTTCGCGTAGCGGTGGCATTGCTCGACACACCGATTCTCTACCTCGCCGGCCACTGTCTGCCACGTACTACGGCACGCCCCACAGGCGCTGTCACCTGA
- a CDS encoding ATP-binding protein, which translates to MPEQFFIGRAKELERLERVTLKPGLAVRRPRLAHIWGPEGCGKTALLKKFISLLPEESQAVISFHSSFEALNSVDDAEFYEQLFASGQSNVGDLVPWLVQLKADSNSVSASGADSLDTHWSNRFTDTLHRMLQESVINPRDLYLFFAVDNIAALPLQLRTGFCSFIDRICNSLQSDIHISVLTTGDVTLQHIPDLSHFWSTSITEAEQIELANLTRDETFRLLESHDLDANLISKIYNQSAGNPGQIMATLQDQNLQSQNFEESFNRGKNLMYQFNNFQRRWIQWAAIMRHCNEESISMITEGREVTECINWIRNNYPGYFDREGNDYILRPDFRRAILAYVQRTDPRLYSEINEIVQRLAGVRHVIPNSEHRNLLSQLGELHYFDFDLLKQLFSEETYRSMLKLIENKPVFFRQELESYRLASNIRTAISIYNQLRKNPDRDKFRHRVRTLWEERQRQLHQQLDVAEKDLHEFEERNRSLSQSVGKIETELQRLRRSQQQLHMPAPVQISVQSKRSSLFGAMMLQLTGIVLLYVNTLILDTMSISYLLLSGICLAIGVALGARQSSGRVMATPHGSMQVAKSEHYDTVIRNLEVDLVNLMHQKEQAQHRIERDKLNILNLQASANHTYLSSSD; encoded by the coding sequence ATGCCCGAACAGTTTTTCATTGGCAGAGCCAAGGAGCTGGAACGGCTTGAGCGTGTTACCCTCAAGCCAGGGCTTGCCGTACGCCGTCCACGACTCGCTCACATCTGGGGTCCAGAAGGTTGTGGAAAGACGGCACTGCTCAAAAAGTTCATCAGTTTGCTGCCTGAGGAATCGCAAGCGGTCATCAGTTTTCATTCGAGCTTCGAAGCACTCAATAGTGTCGACGATGCCGAATTCTACGAACAACTCTTTGCTTCCGGCCAAAGCAATGTGGGGGACCTCGTCCCCTGGTTGGTTCAGTTGAAGGCCGACTCAAACAGCGTATCTGCATCCGGTGCTGACAGCCTCGACACCCACTGGTCCAATCGCTTCACCGATACCCTGCATCGCATGTTGCAGGAAAGTGTGATCAACCCGAGGGATCTCTACCTATTTTTTGCGGTCGACAACATCGCTGCACTCCCACTGCAGCTTCGCACGGGCTTCTGCAGTTTTATCGACAGAATTTGCAATTCCCTGCAATCCGACATCCACATTTCGGTGCTGACAACTGGCGATGTCACCTTGCAGCACATTCCCGATCTCTCCCATTTCTGGAGCACATCCATCACCGAAGCCGAACAAATCGAACTCGCCAACCTCACGCGGGACGAAACCTTCCGTCTGCTCGAATCCCACGATCTCGATGCCAATCTCATCTCCAAAATTTACAACCAGAGCGCCGGCAACCCGGGCCAGATCATGGCAACCCTGCAGGACCAGAATCTGCAATCGCAGAATTTTGAGGAAAGTTTCAATCGTGGAAAAAACCTGATGTACCAGTTCAACAACTTCCAGCGTCGCTGGATCCAATGGGCTGCCATCATGCGTCATTGCAATGAAGAATCCATCTCCATGATCACCGAAGGGCGTGAGGTGACCGAATGCATCAACTGGATTCGAAACAACTATCCCGGATACTTCGACCGCGAAGGCAATGACTACATCCTGAGACCTGATTTCCGACGAGCCATCCTTGCCTACGTGCAACGAACGGACCCTCGACTGTACAGTGAAATCAATGAGATTGTTCAGCGCTTAGCAGGAGTGCGCCACGTTATTCCCAACAGCGAACACCGCAACCTGCTCTCACAGCTGGGAGAACTCCATTATTTTGACTTCGACCTCCTCAAACAGCTCTTCAGCGAAGAAACCTATCGTTCCATGCTGAAACTGATCGAAAACAAACCTGTTTTTTTTCGTCAGGAACTCGAATCCTACCGCCTGGCGTCCAACATTCGCACTGCAATTTCAATCTACAATCAACTCAGGAAAAACCCGGATCGAGACAAGTTTCGCCATCGGGTACGCACCTTGTGGGAGGAACGTCAGCGACAGCTCCACCAACAGCTCGACGTGGCAGAAAAGGATTTGCACGAGTTCGAGGAACGCAACCGCAGCCTGTCACAATCCGTAGGTAAGATTGAAACCGAACTCCAGCGCTTGCGCAGGTCCCAGCAACAGCTGCACATGCCTGCTCCTGTGCAAATCTCTGTCCAGAGCAAACGCAGCAGTCTGTTTGGAGCGATGATGCTGCAACTCACTGGTATTGTACTGCTTTACGTCAATACTCTAATCCTTGATACCATGTCGATCAGTTACCTCCTGCTCTCGGGCATTTGCCTGGCGATTGGTGTAGCACTGGGCGCGCGTCAATCGAGTGGACGCGTGATGGCAACCCCCCACGGTTCCATGCAGGTCGCCAAATCGGAGCACTATGACACCGTCATTCGCAATCTTGAGGTGGATTTGGTCAATCTCATGCACCAGAAAGAACAGGCCCAACACCGGATCGAACGCGACAAACTCAATATTCTCAATCTTCAGGCGTCCGCGAACCACACTTACCTCAGTTCGTCTGACTGA
- the tgt gene encoding tRNA guanosine(34) transglycosylase Tgt, translating to MDLHPDLHFNITHQSGGKHARTGILSTPHGAIETPNFIFCATKGAIKGLTMDQMRECGAQIILANTYHLFLNPGGAFLERQGGIHRISDWTGPMLTDSGGFQIFSLGNGWVADEIKGKRVHQSEKKLVKITEEGAHFISYVDGTSHYLTPELSIQTQLQIGADLIVVLDECSPYNVSRDYTANSMELSHRWETRSLEEYLRRSDGRQGLYGIVQGGVYEDLRRVSAEYVNSQPFFGQAIGGCLGGTREEMYEVVHHAARYLRKDRPTHLLGIGGVEDIWNGIHHGIDTFDCVHPTRIARHGGALVRPCEHGGKSNLNLRNACFKNDDAPLDERLPCKASNSFSRSYIHYLIRTGEMLGMQLLTMHNVCFMMELMRSVRQSIRENRIDQERQNWI from the coding sequence ATGGACCTTCACCCGGATCTTCATTTCAACATCACACATCAAAGCGGAGGGAAACACGCCCGCACGGGCATACTCTCCACACCCCACGGTGCCATTGAAACCCCCAACTTCATTTTTTGCGCCACCAAGGGAGCAATCAAGGGCCTCACCATGGATCAGATGCGGGAATGCGGTGCCCAAATCATTCTCGCCAACACCTATCACCTGTTTCTCAATCCGGGCGGAGCATTTCTGGAGCGTCAGGGAGGCATCCATCGCATCAGTGACTGGACAGGGCCGATGTTGACCGATTCTGGCGGATTTCAAATCTTCAGCCTGGGCAACGGATGGGTGGCCGATGAGATTAAAGGAAAGCGTGTACACCAGTCCGAAAAAAAACTGGTCAAAATCACTGAAGAAGGTGCCCACTTCATCTCCTACGTCGATGGCACATCCCACTACCTCACACCGGAACTATCGATCCAGACACAACTCCAGATCGGAGCCGACCTGATTGTCGTACTCGATGAGTGCAGTCCCTACAATGTAAGCCGGGACTACACCGCCAACTCCATGGAGTTGAGCCACCGCTGGGAGACCCGGAGTCTCGAGGAATACCTCCGCCGTTCTGACGGACGGCAGGGACTGTATGGCATTGTGCAGGGCGGCGTTTACGAAGACCTTCGCCGCGTCAGTGCGGAGTATGTGAACAGTCAGCCGTTTTTCGGTCAGGCCATCGGAGGTTGCCTTGGTGGGACCCGAGAGGAAATGTATGAGGTCGTGCACCACGCGGCCCGATACCTGCGCAAGGATCGCCCCACCCACCTGCTCGGCATCGGAGGGGTGGAAGACATTTGGAACGGAATCCATCACGGCATCGACACGTTCGACTGTGTGCATCCTACCCGCATTGCACGCCACGGAGGCGCGCTCGTGCGACCTTGCGAACACGGGGGAAAGAGCAATCTCAACCTTCGCAATGCCTGCTTCAAAAACGACGATGCACCCCTTGATGAGCGCCTGCCCTGCAAGGCATCCAACAGCTTTTCCCGCTCCTACATCCACTATCTTATCCGAACAGGTGAGATGCTTGGAATGCAGTTGCTGACCATGCACAATGTTTGTTTCATGATGGAGTTGATGCGATCTGTGCGTCAGTCCATCCGGGAGAACCGCATCGATCAGGAGCGGCAAAACTGGATCTGA
- a CDS encoding peptidyl-prolyl cis-trans isomerase has product MLRHWITFIITFGALAGSSLLTAQENITPWEDPMANGIAANVEGRIITFSEIRREMAPLIPQVIRESRTRSEMTENLNNLAKEILQNLIDRILIVREYEQQEKFKIPQSYVENEFDDTLIRDFDNDRSRFLEYLRSQNMTIREFRRDLQENIIVSVMRSQMRRSMSKISPEKIEQYYVENKIQFFQEEQVHLRQIVLRAKSQDLMNLTLEKAKNIIYELDQGARFIDMATEHSEDTMADKGGDWGWVQRSDIRKELGDVAFNLKANEYSREPIVMGNHVFILYVEEIRPEGIQPLEEVRELIENRIMTSISREAQSKWVNRLREKAYIRYYI; this is encoded by the coding sequence ATGCTACGTCACTGGATCACATTCATCATTACCTTCGGAGCACTCGCTGGCAGCAGCTTGCTGACAGCTCAGGAAAACATTACGCCCTGGGAAGATCCAATGGCCAATGGCATCGCAGCCAATGTGGAAGGTCGCATCATCACCTTTTCCGAGATTCGTCGGGAAATGGCGCCCCTGATTCCCCAGGTCATTCGTGAGTCGCGCACACGATCTGAAATGACGGAAAACCTGAACAATCTGGCGAAGGAAATCCTGCAAAACCTCATCGACCGCATTCTGATTGTTCGCGAGTATGAGCAGCAGGAGAAGTTCAAGATCCCGCAGTCCTATGTGGAGAACGAATTTGACGACACATTGATCCGAGATTTTGACAACGACCGTTCCCGCTTCCTGGAGTACCTGCGCTCGCAAAACATGACCATTCGCGAATTCCGCCGCGACCTTCAGGAGAACATCATTGTGAGCGTCATGCGCTCGCAGATGCGTCGTTCCATGTCGAAGATCAGTCCGGAAAAAATCGAACAGTATTACGTGGAAAACAAAATCCAGTTCTTTCAGGAGGAACAGGTGCACCTGCGCCAGATCGTACTGCGGGCAAAGAGCCAGGATCTGATGAATCTGACGCTGGAAAAGGCAAAAAACATCATTTACGAACTCGACCAGGGTGCCCGTTTCATCGACATGGCAACGGAACACAGTGAAGATACCATGGCCGACAAGGGCGGAGACTGGGGCTGGGTTCAGCGCTCGGACATCCGCAAGGAACTTGGCGATGTCGCCTTCAACCTCAAGGCCAACGAATACTCACGCGAACCCATCGTCATGGGCAATCACGTCTTCATTCTTTATGTCGAAGAAATTCGTCCCGAGGGCATCCAACCCCTGGAAGAGGTGCGCGAGTTGATTGAAAACCGCATCATGACCTCGATCTCACGTGAGGCGCAAAGCAAGTGGGTCAATCGTCTCCGGGAAAAGGCCTACATCCGGTATTACATCTGA
- the pseH gene encoding UDP-4-amino-4,6-dideoxy-N-acetyl-beta-L-altrosamine N-acetyltransferase — protein sequence MNTPPPPLRAPARMPSGLNWKRFVDLNAEESEKVLHWRNHPQVRKWMVNQEPISEHEHSAFLERLRQGDDPDYYLLFFQQQAFGVVDFYRKSSNPHSCYYGYYLDPCRLGSAMGILLEFWVAEYALTHWQYHHIVAETRTDNTAARELHAHFGFSVMGTNSRELEEAVLHADTWKQRRKPVLSEIARFFCRP from the coding sequence ATGAACACACCTCCCCCCCCATTGCGTGCTCCCGCTCGCATGCCCAGCGGACTCAACTGGAAGCGCTTCGTCGATCTGAACGCGGAGGAATCCGAAAAGGTGCTGCATTGGCGAAACCACCCGCAGGTACGCAAGTGGATGGTGAATCAGGAACCGATTTCCGAACACGAACACTCTGCTTTTCTGGAAAGACTGCGACAGGGCGACGACCCCGACTACTACCTGCTATTCTTTCAGCAACAAGCCTTTGGAGTCGTCGACTTCTATCGCAAAAGCTCCAACCCGCACAGCTGCTACTACGGCTACTATCTGGATCCCTGCCGCCTCGGAAGTGCCATGGGAATTCTGCTGGAGTTCTGGGTGGCTGAATACGCGCTGACACACTGGCAGTATCACCACATCGTTGCCGAAACCCGAACCGACAACACTGCTGCACGCGAGCTGCATGCCCATTTTGGTTTTTCCGTCATGGGGACCAATTCTCGGGAACTGGAGGAGGCCGTACTGCACGCAGACACCTGGAAGCAGCGACGAAAGCCTGTGCTGAGTGAAATTGCACGGTTTTTTTGCCGACCTTGA
- the mfd gene encoding transcription-repair coupling factor, translated as MKPITLPDVFERKWIAGVSDEAFPSVLIELCLRHTQHPVHVVCFKDSRTLSHSLNEVEALLSLPLPGTPAIDTVELPYLEDYRHLDSVLLDKQCDVVRTLGLIQQCHSRQRPLLIFTTPDALLQELPDTREITQHQLHLKVGQSIDFESLKQSLADPLGYAYEAVCEQPGQFAVRGGLIDVYPVNELTPYRIDFFGDEIEHIKTYDPTTQLTDQSVGELLLLPLTNPTSHADTAEATLLTRYLDVPCAWYFRNTAEIESCHDSGFQTSERIQDVHSRKISRCWLDRSHAREDVWFGIDELAEHSALLHCVQPDAELSCTTVKNWLSHQQLEDFHPSEKEAGLRQYEQQSLRQLHQAALSTYQVVVAISKPDEQERYMRMVHDGNKGGIPIQIVTGSIPAGIVFQRQENAFFPEWLTCDHPQAKGVILVSEADLHPYLRIRIGRRSQRRAVEISQVDQMLDFTELSDGDLLVHQQHGICIFRGIHVLDFSSNRESLSLEFAEGSMLHVPLTETHQLTRYIGLTKRNPKLGKLGSNQWEKERKAAERSTVELAAELLTLQAHRDSVEGFAYPPDDEWMKQFEKAFPYTETPDQLTAIHQCKHDMERVRPMDRLICGDVGFGKTEVAMRAAFKALEAGKQVAVLVPTTVLCQQHYHSFRERMAHFPVTLDMVSGFRSPSEQKNTLKRLKTGQVDLVIGTHRLLSKDVAFHDLGLIVIDEEHRFGVKQKERLKQLSTTVDVLTLSATPIPRTLYMALAGARDLSVIETPPRNRLPIETLVRNYSDEIVDAAIRTEIARGGQVFYLHNRVQTIDRVATAIQTRNPSLRVVVGHGQMERQELEHIMTEFVDGAFDVMVCTTIIESGLDIPNCNTLIIEGADKFGLAQIYQIRGRVGRFNRQAYAYLLLHGRKPVASVARKRLSAIQQYNELGAGYRIAMRDLELRGAGNILGAAQSGHIAGVGFELYCRLLKQSIARFRDGSGAALVRATVNLDFARYGEPSPTQAVATKEVRSNYAILKDSESESWVEPIYAYIPAPYIHETKLRIETYRKLASAASLDEVKQIRAAMIDRFGKIPDETEALIRISAIRCLAEQKNIASVECNKGRLMLRIAHTRTPEYHKTGTHFPRLTKKKPLLLLNDCLSFLSKL; from the coding sequence GTGAAACCGATCACCCTACCCGATGTCTTTGAACGGAAATGGATCGCGGGTGTCAGCGATGAAGCATTTCCAAGTGTGCTCATCGAACTGTGCCTGCGCCACACACAGCATCCCGTACACGTGGTTTGTTTCAAGGACAGTCGCACGCTTTCCCACAGCCTCAATGAGGTTGAGGCATTGCTCAGCCTTCCCCTGCCAGGCACTCCCGCCATCGACACCGTCGAACTGCCGTATCTTGAGGACTATCGTCACCTCGATTCCGTTCTGCTCGACAAGCAGTGTGATGTTGTTCGCACACTGGGACTCATCCAGCAGTGCCATTCGCGCCAGCGACCGCTGTTGATCTTCACCACCCCGGATGCACTGCTGCAGGAGTTACCGGATACGCGGGAAATCACCCAACATCAGCTCCATTTGAAAGTGGGACAAAGCATTGACTTTGAATCCCTGAAACAATCCCTCGCCGACCCGCTCGGATACGCGTATGAAGCCGTGTGCGAGCAACCCGGTCAATTTGCCGTGCGCGGCGGTCTCATCGATGTCTATCCGGTCAATGAACTCACCCCCTATCGCATCGATTTTTTCGGCGATGAAATTGAGCACATCAAAACCTACGATCCCACAACGCAACTGACCGATCAGAGCGTGGGTGAACTCCTGCTGCTGCCTCTCACCAATCCGACCTCACATGCTGACACAGCTGAAGCGACCTTGCTCACCCGATACCTCGATGTTCCCTGTGCCTGGTATTTTCGCAATACCGCCGAAATTGAATCTTGCCACGATTCCGGATTTCAAACCAGTGAACGCATTCAGGATGTTCACTCCCGCAAGATCTCCCGGTGCTGGCTCGACCGATCCCATGCCCGTGAGGATGTCTGGTTCGGCATCGATGAACTCGCAGAACATTCGGCACTTCTGCACTGTGTTCAACCCGATGCGGAGCTCTCCTGCACGACCGTCAAGAACTGGCTCTCACACCAGCAGCTCGAAGACTTCCATCCCTCGGAAAAAGAAGCGGGTTTGCGGCAATACGAGCAGCAGTCCCTGCGGCAACTGCATCAGGCAGCGCTATCCACCTACCAGGTGGTGGTTGCGATCTCAAAACCTGATGAACAGGAGCGCTACATGCGCATGGTGCACGATGGAAACAAAGGGGGCATTCCCATTCAAATCGTTACCGGATCCATTCCTGCTGGCATCGTCTTTCAGCGACAGGAAAACGCGTTCTTTCCAGAGTGGTTGACCTGTGACCATCCACAGGCAAAGGGCGTGATCCTGGTCTCCGAAGCCGACCTGCATCCCTACTTGCGCATCCGCATCGGTCGTCGAAGCCAGCGCCGGGCCGTAGAAATCTCCCAGGTCGACCAGATGCTCGACTTCACCGAACTGTCCGACGGCGACCTGCTTGTTCACCAGCAGCACGGCATCTGCATCTTTCGCGGCATTCACGTGCTCGATTTTTCCTCCAACCGTGAGTCGCTCTCACTTGAGTTTGCCGAGGGTTCCATGCTGCACGTACCCCTGACGGAAACCCACCAACTGACGCGCTATATCGGACTGACCAAACGCAACCCCAAGCTGGGAAAACTGGGATCCAATCAATGGGAGAAGGAACGCAAGGCCGCTGAGCGTTCCACCGTGGAACTGGCGGCTGAACTGCTGACACTGCAAGCACACCGGGACAGTGTCGAAGGCTTTGCCTACCCTCCTGATGATGAGTGGATGAAACAGTTCGAAAAGGCGTTTCCCTATACAGAAACTCCAGACCAGCTCACCGCCATCCACCAGTGCAAACACGACATGGAACGCGTGCGCCCCATGGATCGGCTCATCTGTGGGGATGTTGGGTTTGGCAAGACGGAAGTTGCCATGCGCGCCGCATTCAAGGCACTGGAAGCAGGCAAACAGGTCGCGGTTCTCGTACCCACCACCGTGCTCTGCCAACAACATTACCATTCCTTTCGGGAACGCATGGCCCACTTTCCTGTGACCTTGGACATGGTCAGCGGCTTTCGCTCACCCAGTGAACAGAAAAACACACTGAAACGGCTCAAGACCGGACAGGTTGATCTGGTGATCGGCACCCATCGTCTGCTGAGCAAGGATGTCGCCTTTCACGACCTTGGACTCATTGTGATCGATGAGGAACACCGCTTCGGGGTGAAGCAGAAAGAACGATTGAAACAGCTCTCGACCACTGTGGATGTGCTGACACTGAGCGCTACGCCGATCCCGCGCACGCTCTACATGGCGCTCGCAGGTGCCCGCGATCTCAGCGTCATCGAAACACCACCGCGCAACCGCCTTCCCATCGAAACCCTTGTGCGAAACTACAGTGATGAGATCGTTGATGCAGCAATCCGCACCGAGATCGCCCGGGGTGGACAAGTCTTTTACCTGCACAACCGCGTGCAGACAATTGACCGTGTAGCCACCGCAATACAGACACGCAATCCATCCCTGCGCGTCGTAGTGGGCCACGGTCAAATGGAGCGGCAGGAGCTGGAACACATCATGACCGAATTTGTCGATGGAGCCTTCGATGTCATGGTGTGCACCACGATCATCGAATCCGGACTGGACATTCCCAACTGCAACACACTCATCATCGAAGGTGCCGACAAGTTTGGTCTGGCGCAGATCTATCAGATCCGCGGACGAGTGGGTCGTTTCAACCGACAGGCCTATGCCTACCTGCTGCTGCACGGCCGCAAACCTGTCGCAAGTGTCGCGCGCAAACGGTTGTCAGCGATCCAGCAGTACAACGAACTGGGCGCTGGCTACCGCATCGCCATGCGCGACCTCGAACTGCGCGGTGCAGGCAACATTCTGGGCGCAGCGCAGAGTGGTCACATCGCAGGGGTCGGATTCGAACTGTACTGTCGCCTGCTCAAGCAGAGCATTGCCCGATTCCGCGATGGCAGTGGAGCTGCGCTGGTACGTGCAACGGTAAACCTGGACTTTGCCCGCTATGGCGAACCCTCACCGACCCAGGCCGTGGCGACAAAGGAGGTGCGTTCCAACTACGCCATCCTGAAAGATTCCGAGTCAGAATCCTGGGTCGAACCCATCTATGCCTATATTCCAGCTCCGTATATTCACGAAACCAAGCTTCGCATCGAAACCTATCGCAAACTGGCTTCGGCTGCCTCTCTGGATGAAGTGAAACAGATTCGCGCCGCCATGATCGACCGTTTTGGCAAAATTCCGGACGAAACCGAAGCACTCATCCGCATCTCGGCAATTCGTTGCCTTGCCGAGCAGAAAAACATTGCCTCAGTCGAGTGCAATAAGGGAAGACTGATGTTGCGCATCGCGCACACCCGAACCCCCGAATATCACAAAACCGGAACCCACTTTCCCCGCTTGACGAAAAAGAAGCCGCTCCTACTATTGAACGACTGCCTCAGCTTTTTGTCGAAGTTGTAA
- a CDS encoding ParA family protein — protein sequence MAATVFTIANQKGGVGKTTTAINLGSALANRYIDTLIVDMDPQANSTSWLGFEKREGASIYGPLLGEGTAQEKILPTNNDHLFLIPSEPDLAAIETELANTPNYLIQLRKALESVMRSFRFDAIILDCPPSTGLISMNGLAAADYLMIALQCEYLALEGLGQILKVMDQIKSAGVNPKLELGGIIMTMYDLRTRLSQQVVDEVKEHFPNNVFNSIIPRSIRLAEAPSFGKSIFEYEPSSPGAHAYDNLAQEVIAKFHLDKEKKLKLT from the coding sequence ATGGCTGCAACAGTATTTACCATCGCAAATCAAAAAGGGGGCGTCGGCAAAACCACCACAGCCATCAATCTCGGTTCCGCTCTGGCCAACCGCTACATCGATACCCTGATTGTCGACATGGACCCCCAGGCCAACAGCACCAGTTGGTTGGGTTTTGAAAAGCGTGAGGGAGCCAGTATCTACGGTCCCCTGCTTGGGGAGGGCACAGCCCAGGAGAAAATTCTCCCGACCAACAACGATCACCTCTTTCTCATTCCCTCGGAGCCAGACCTTGCCGCCATCGAAACGGAACTGGCCAACACTCCCAACTATCTCATTCAACTGCGCAAGGCTCTCGAATCCGTGATGCGCTCCTTTCGCTTTGACGCCATCATTCTCGATTGCCCACCCTCCACCGGACTCATTTCGATGAACGGACTCGCCGCTGCCGACTACCTGATGATTGCGCTGCAGTGCGAATACCTTGCCCTGGAGGGGCTTGGTCAGATCCTCAAAGTCATGGACCAGATCAAATCGGCTGGAGTGAATCCGAAACTGGAACTGGGTGGCATCATCATGACCATGTACGACCTGCGCACCCGCCTCTCCCAGCAGGTCGTGGATGAAGTGAAAGAACATTTTCCCAACAATGTTTTCAATTCCATCATCCCGCGCAGCATCCGTCTTGCGGAGGCACCCAGTTTTGGAAAATCGATCTTCGAGTATGAGCCGAGTTCTCCGGGGGCACATGCCTACGACAACCTCGCACAGGAGGTGATCGCCAAGTTTCACCTCGATAAGGAAAAAAAACTCAAGCTGACCTGA